A portion of the Stigmatella aurantiaca DW4/3-1 genome contains these proteins:
- the tnpA gene encoding IS66 family insertion sequence element accessory protein TnpA, which translates to MVDIEMWKKRVEDWRASGQSAGEYCKSQEFTAGTLYRWSSRLAEAAREEVEGAIPLVRLVRGTQPKPPQPVEAAAQSVAVIIEVKGARVLVPPGAQVATVGVALEALGADGRSGA; encoded by the coding sequence ATGGTAGACATCGAGATGTGGAAGAAGCGAGTGGAGGACTGGCGCGCCAGCGGGCAGAGCGCCGGGGAGTACTGCAAGAGCCAGGAGTTTACGGCAGGCACGCTCTACCGGTGGTCCAGTCGACTGGCCGAGGCAGCACGGGAGGAAGTGGAAGGTGCAATCCCCCTGGTGAGGTTGGTGCGCGGCACCCAGCCCAAGCCTCCGCAGCCCGTAGAGGCCGCGGCGCAGTCGGTGGCGGTCATCATCGAAGTGAAGGGCGCACGAGTGCTGGTGCCGCCTGGAGCACAGGTAGCGACAGTCGGGGTGGCGCTGGAGGCGCTCGGAGCCGACGGACGGAGCGGGGCGTAA
- the tnpB gene encoding IS66 family insertion sequence element accessory protein TnpB (TnpB, as the term is used for proteins encoded by IS66 family insertion elements, is considered an accessory protein, since TnpC, encoded by a neighboring gene, is a DDE family transposase.), producing MIPHGVEIFVGLEPIDLRWGFERLSGLVETRLERPARSGALCVFFGRRRTALKVLFYDGTGLCLFYKRLDTGCFQVPQGLEEGATHLVVEEHVLEELLDGLRVEAPRRGPRPH from the coding sequence ATGATTCCGCACGGCGTGGAGATCTTCGTCGGGCTGGAGCCCATCGATTTGCGCTGGGGATTCGAGCGGCTGAGCGGGCTGGTGGAGACGCGACTGGAGCGCCCGGCGCGCAGTGGAGCCTTGTGCGTGTTTTTCGGCAGGAGGCGCACGGCGCTCAAGGTGCTCTTCTACGATGGGACAGGGCTGTGCCTGTTCTACAAGCGACTGGACACCGGCTGCTTCCAGGTGCCCCAAGGGCTTGAGGAGGGAGCCACCCACCTGGTGGTGGAGGAGCACGTGCTGGAGGAGTTGCTGGACGGGCTGCGCGTGGAGGCGCCGCGTCGAGGTCCTCGCCCGCATTGA
- the tnpC gene encoding IS66 family transposase → MAPTCQVGIDSADVKGYKAEVSLHEPASAALARIAELEALLSAERQRSAQLENERDVLRASHERLRLELELLKRRLFVAKAERVDTQQLELEFAQKLRALEEVAGTLGMTSGQPAEGDSDKKKKRKPSGRRDLKALPLEEKRVEITDPLFEELVAQGKAERIGFEESSKLAWQRGGMRRLVVARVKYRALGRDGEAQVETAPVPPEVLPRSLAAPSMLAHVLSEKFCDGLPLHRLEERAARDGVPLDRGTMSRWVEEAGASVGATVVAAARQQALRTAFCIATDATGICVQPDKRPDGARQPCRRGHYFVLLADKDHVFFEYTPRETSAVVEELFRGYSGYIQADAKSVYDVLFRKPDTPPTEHDSPEEVGCWSHCRRKFWEATCAKSEVAREGLARIGRLFALEEAWKADTPQTIHRLRNAHLRPHLEAFFRWAEDEYSKVRDERGLLRSALGYAVRQKQALMRVLDDGRLVLDNNRSERALRRIAVGRKAWLFVGSDGHAQSVGNILSLIASARLHGLDPEAYLRDLFRVLAHWPRERYLELAPLYWASTRARLDSRELAAEIGPLTVPPPLLPAPQQEAAANGSSR, encoded by the coding sequence GTGGCCCCTACCTGTCAGGTGGGTATCGACAGCGCGGACGTGAAGGGTTACAAGGCCGAGGTGTCCCTGCACGAGCCGGCTTCCGCAGCCCTGGCGCGCATCGCCGAGCTCGAAGCGCTGTTGAGCGCCGAGAGGCAGCGCAGCGCGCAGCTGGAGAACGAGCGGGACGTGCTGCGTGCCTCGCATGAGCGGCTGCGGCTGGAGTTGGAGTTGCTCAAGCGTCGCTTGTTCGTCGCCAAGGCCGAGCGGGTGGATACCCAGCAGTTGGAGCTGGAGTTTGCCCAGAAGCTGCGTGCGCTCGAGGAGGTCGCCGGCACGCTAGGCATGACCTCGGGCCAGCCGGCGGAAGGCGATTCGGACAAGAAGAAGAAGCGCAAGCCCTCGGGGCGGCGGGACTTGAAGGCGCTGCCGCTGGAAGAGAAGCGGGTGGAGATTACCGACCCACTCTTCGAAGAGCTGGTGGCTCAGGGCAAGGCCGAGCGTATTGGCTTCGAGGAGAGTAGCAAGCTGGCCTGGCAGCGTGGCGGCATGCGGCGCCTGGTGGTTGCGCGCGTCAAGTACCGCGCCCTGGGCCGGGACGGCGAAGCGCAGGTGGAGACTGCCCCGGTGCCGCCGGAAGTCCTGCCGCGCTCGCTGGCGGCGCCCTCGATGCTAGCCCACGTGTTGAGCGAGAAGTTCTGCGACGGGCTGCCGCTGCATCGCCTTGAGGAGCGTGCAGCCCGCGACGGCGTCCCGTTGGACCGCGGCACGATGAGCCGGTGGGTCGAAGAGGCGGGGGCGAGCGTGGGAGCCACCGTGGTGGCCGCTGCGCGCCAGCAAGCCCTGCGCACCGCCTTCTGTATCGCGACCGACGCGACGGGCATCTGCGTGCAGCCGGATAAGCGCCCCGACGGGGCCCGCCAGCCCTGTCGGCGCGGCCACTACTTTGTGCTCTTGGCGGACAAGGACCACGTCTTCTTCGAGTACACACCTCGAGAGACCAGCGCCGTGGTCGAGGAGCTGTTCCGAGGCTACTCGGGCTACATTCAGGCCGACGCCAAGAGTGTCTACGACGTGCTGTTCCGAAAGCCCGACACACCGCCCACCGAGCACGACAGCCCGGAGGAGGTGGGGTGCTGGTCGCACTGTCGCAGAAAATTCTGGGAGGCCACCTGCGCCAAGAGCGAGGTGGCGCGCGAAGGACTGGCGCGGATCGGCCGCCTCTTCGCGCTTGAGGAGGCCTGGAAAGCCGATACCCCGCAGACAATCCACCGCCTGCGCAACGCGCACCTGCGCCCGCACCTGGAGGCCTTCTTCCGCTGGGCAGAAGACGAGTACTCCAAGGTGCGCGACGAGCGGGGCCTTTTGCGCTCCGCTCTCGGCTACGCGGTGCGCCAGAAGCAGGCGCTGATGCGGGTGCTCGACGATGGCCGGCTCGTACTCGACAACAACCGCTCGGAGCGTGCGCTGCGGCGCATCGCCGTAGGCAGGAAGGCTTGGCTCTTCGTCGGCAGCGACGGCCACGCCCAGAGTGTCGGCAACATCCTCTCGCTCATCGCCTCGGCACGCCTGCACGGGCTCGACCCTGAGGCATACCTGCGAGACCTCTTCCGCGTGCTCGCCCACTGGCCCAGGGAGCGCTACCTGGAGCTCGCCCCGCTCTACTGGGCCAGCACCCGGGCTCGCCTCGACAGCCGGGAACTCGCCGCAGAGATCGGTCCTCTCACCGTCCCGCCGCCTCTCCTCCCGGCGCCGCAACAGGAGGCTGCGGCGAACGGATCGTCCCGATAG
- the ltrA gene encoding group II intron reverse transcriptase/maturase yields MHHVTVERLSAAFHALSRSAAPGVDGVTWEQYAGNLEANVRDLHTRLHRGAYRARPSRRAYIPKADGRQRPLGIAALEDKLVQRAVVEVLNAVYETDFLGFSYGFRPGRSQHQALDALSAGIYLKKVNWVLDADIRGFFDAIDHGWMQKFLEHRIEDTRLLRLVQKWLAAGVMEDGKWTQSKEGTPQGATVSPLLANLYLHYVFDLWSQRWRKRVARGEVIIVRYADDFVVGFQHRSDAERFWRELRERLRSFALELHPEKTRLIEFGLYAAERRRERDQGRPETFNFLGFTHICARTRTGRFLLKRRTMRQRMRDKLREVKTELQRRRHQPLPAQGQWLGSLVRGYFAYHAVPSNVHTLQAFRTQVTRHWLYALRRRSQRDRMTWERMRELSGRWLPMPRILHPWPIERFRVRTQGKSPVR; encoded by the coding sequence ATGCACCACGTCACCGTCGAGCGGCTGTCTGCCGCTTTCCATGCCCTGAGCCGAAGTGCGGCCCCGGGTGTCGATGGTGTGACGTGGGAGCAGTACGCGGGCAATCTCGAAGCCAACGTTCGGGATTTGCACACGCGGCTGCACAGAGGAGCGTACCGGGCAAGACCCTCACGCAGGGCGTACATCCCGAAGGCGGACGGGCGGCAGCGACCGCTCGGCATTGCTGCTCTGGAGGACAAACTCGTCCAGAGGGCCGTCGTCGAGGTGCTCAACGCTGTCTACGAGACGGACTTTCTTGGCTTCTCGTATGGGTTCCGACCGGGACGCAGTCAGCATCAGGCGCTGGATGCACTCTCGGCCGGCATCTACCTGAAGAAGGTGAACTGGGTGCTCGACGCAGACATCCGGGGATTCTTCGATGCCATCGACCACGGATGGATGCAGAAGTTTCTCGAGCACCGAATCGAGGACACGAGGCTCTTGCGGCTGGTGCAGAAGTGGCTGGCGGCAGGAGTCATGGAGGACGGGAAGTGGACGCAGAGCAAGGAAGGGACACCACAGGGCGCGACCGTGTCGCCCCTGCTGGCGAACCTCTACCTGCACTACGTCTTCGACCTGTGGAGCCAACGATGGAGGAAGCGTGTCGCACGCGGAGAAGTCATCATCGTGCGGTACGCCGACGACTTCGTCGTGGGATTCCAGCATCGCTCGGACGCTGAACGTTTCTGGCGCGAGCTGCGCGAAAGGCTGCGTAGCTTCGCGCTGGAGTTGCACCCTGAGAAGACGCGACTCATCGAGTTCGGGCTCTATGCGGCCGAGCGTCGTCGGGAACGCGACCAGGGACGGCCGGAGACCTTCAACTTCCTGGGCTTCACGCACATCTGCGCGAGGACCCGGACGGGGAGATTTCTGCTGAAGCGCCGAACGATGCGTCAACGGATGCGGGACAAGCTGCGCGAGGTGAAGACCGAGCTGCAGCGACGCCGACATCAACCTCTTCCAGCCCAAGGACAGTGGCTCGGCAGCTTGGTGAGGGGCTACTTCGCCTACCATGCAGTGCCGAGCAACGTGCATACCCTCCAGGCGTTCCGGACGCAGGTGACGCGGCACTGGCTGTATGCCCTGCGCCGCCGCAGCCAGCGAGACCGGATGACCTGGGAGAGAATGCGCGAGCTGTCCGGACGCTGGCTCCCAATGCCCCGGATTCTGCATCCCTGGCCCATCGAGCGCTTCCGCGTCAGGACCCAAGGCAAGAGCCCAGTGCGTTAG
- a CDS encoding IS1182-like element ISStau7 family transposase produces the protein MERWKPEVKCSEREERLLKLAGRSRKLFVFLREHRHELFAEAFQAELEAMYRDSGQGDEPQPPALMCMGVLLQAYLQVSDAEAVRLSATDRCWRLVLGTLAQDDDKPAFSQGGLQQFRQRLIRHDMDRRLLERTVELAKETRAFDWKKLPKQLRVAVDSRPLEGAGRVEDTFNLLGHAGRKIAECMAVALETTVEEVCAQAGAPLLAASSIKAALDVDWNDSEQKAEALNRLCKQLDRLSAWVEKRRPKESEEAPLGRYIEALVQVKAQDLEPVPGGVRIRQGVAEDRRVSIEDAQMRHGRKSKSKRFNGFKQHLSTHLDSERVLACAVTPANRPEEEAAPQLQADMARIGFEPDELLIDRAYLNSTLVEHVVGRAGAIVCKPWKGAHGKPGLFGKRDFKINVRDGTITCPGGQVEAFEPGQVVQFDPEVCGPCPLRAQCTHAATGRGRTVTMGEDEALQKKLRSLQETRTGRAKLRERVGVEHRLAHLSNRQGPRARYLGTRKNTFDLRRLCAVQNLETLARRSAANGGALTCSVL, from the coding sequence ATGGAGCGATGGAAGCCGGAGGTGAAGTGCAGCGAGCGGGAGGAGAGGCTGCTGAAGCTGGCGGGCAGGAGCCGAAAGCTGTTCGTGTTCCTGAGAGAGCATCGCCACGAGCTGTTCGCGGAGGCCTTCCAAGCGGAGTTGGAGGCAATGTATCGCGACTCGGGACAAGGAGACGAGCCGCAGCCGCCCGCGCTGATGTGCATGGGAGTGCTGCTCCAGGCCTACCTCCAAGTCTCGGATGCGGAGGCGGTACGGCTGTCGGCGACGGACCGTTGCTGGAGACTGGTGCTGGGGACGCTTGCGCAAGACGATGACAAACCCGCCTTCTCGCAGGGAGGGCTGCAGCAGTTTCGCCAACGGCTCATCCGCCACGACATGGACCGTCGGCTGCTGGAGCGGACGGTAGAGCTGGCCAAAGAGACGAGAGCCTTCGACTGGAAGAAGCTGCCCAAGCAGCTGAGAGTGGCGGTGGACAGCCGCCCTTTAGAAGGAGCCGGGCGGGTTGAGGACACCTTCAACCTGCTCGGCCACGCGGGGCGGAAAATAGCCGAGTGCATGGCCGTGGCGCTGGAAACAACCGTCGAGGAGGTCTGTGCTCAGGCGGGCGCGCCGCTGCTGGCGGCCTCGAGCATCAAGGCCGCCTTGGACGTCGACTGGAACGATTCGGAACAGAAGGCCGAGGCACTCAATCGCCTCTGCAAGCAGTTGGATCGGCTGTCAGCATGGGTGGAGAAGAGGCGTCCCAAGGAGAGCGAGGAGGCACCGCTGGGGCGCTACATCGAAGCGCTCGTTCAGGTGAAAGCACAGGACTTGGAGCCTGTGCCAGGCGGGGTACGGATTCGGCAAGGTGTCGCCGAGGACCGGCGCGTCTCCATTGAAGATGCTCAGATGCGCCACGGCCGCAAGAGCAAGAGCAAGCGGTTCAATGGTTTCAAGCAGCACCTGAGCACGCATCTGGATTCGGAGCGGGTGCTGGCCTGTGCGGTGACGCCCGCCAATCGGCCTGAGGAGGAGGCGGCTCCCCAGCTTCAAGCGGACATGGCGCGGATAGGATTCGAGCCGGATGAACTGCTGATAGACCGGGCCTATCTGAACAGCACCCTGGTGGAGCACGTGGTGGGGAGGGCAGGTGCCATCGTCTGCAAACCGTGGAAAGGTGCTCACGGCAAGCCTGGGCTCTTTGGGAAAAGAGACTTCAAGATCAACGTCCGTGACGGAACCATCACCTGTCCCGGAGGACAGGTGGAGGCCTTTGAACCGGGGCAGGTAGTCCAGTTCGACCCTGAAGTCTGCGGCCCGTGCCCCCTGCGCGCGCAGTGTACGCATGCAGCGACCGGCCGGGGACGGACCGTCACGATGGGGGAGGATGAAGCCCTCCAGAAGAAGCTGCGAAGTCTTCAAGAAACCCGCACCGGACGCGCCAAACTGCGCGAGCGCGTCGGTGTCGAACATCGGCTGGCCCACCTGAGCAATCGGCAGGGGCCTCGTGCTCGCTATCTGGGCACGCGCAAGAATACATTCGACCTGCGTCGCCTCTGTGCCGTGCAGAACCTGGAGACCCTCGCACGCCGCTCAGCGGCGAACGGAGGGGCTCTAACCTGTTCGGTGCTCTAG
- a CDS encoding helicase-related protein: MSGVPRRPSHVSYELRLGATSIDLGEAKLDFKFNTGVFERRARFALAVTNPDDATIIYADNPSDTEEIAKILATESSSPMQIDSDVSDFIEFLAEHVHEDYDLIKTLSRRVAFHYGVMPPIVRSRVEDLFESGKLKYICCTSTLLHGVNLPARHVIIERPNKGNGQPMPRADFLNLAGRAGRLLKEFQGNVWCLQPEQWKVRSFEGDPLQDIASAFEQALADGGTLIRQVLAQEVPSEKRELGEAALGKVFSEYTQPRVPLEESKYRTDQNHASLVETAKLCAALPVTLPNELVRRNATILPVRLQNLYVHLRARNDIAEFMPLMPHEFGSNERMKKIFQIVEEFLEESKNNSYQFHAWLASEWVHDVPLRRIIDERIDLLKKRGKFKSVGDTIRELMRATESDLRHKYVKHTKAYNDVLAQVLRDTGKGDWASRLKPLHLFLECGASHPVALSLISLGLSRTTALLLKRKIRFPEDASPEQCKAIVAKSEPDKLAIPALCRAEIKRVLYG, from the coding sequence GTGTCGGGAGTACCTCGCCGTCCCAGCCATGTAAGCTATGAACTCCGCCTTGGAGCAACGAGTATTGATCTCGGAGAGGCGAAGCTGGACTTCAAGTTTAATACGGGAGTTTTTGAGCGGCGCGCACGCTTTGCACTGGCGGTCACGAACCCTGATGATGCAACCATTATTTATGCAGATAATCCCAGTGATACAGAAGAGATTGCCAAGATTTTAGCTACCGAGAGCTCCTCTCCGATGCAAATCGACAGCGATGTTTCTGATTTCATTGAATTTTTGGCGGAGCACGTCCATGAAGACTACGACCTGATAAAGACGCTTAGTCGGCGTGTGGCTTTTCATTATGGGGTTATGCCACCGATCGTACGCTCTCGGGTGGAAGATTTGTTTGAGTCAGGAAAGCTCAAGTACATTTGCTGCACAAGCACGCTACTTCATGGCGTCAACCTTCCGGCTCGACATGTAATCATTGAACGACCGAATAAAGGCAATGGTCAGCCAATGCCTAGAGCGGACTTTCTCAATCTTGCCGGTCGCGCCGGCAGACTGCTAAAGGAGTTTCAAGGGAATGTTTGGTGTTTGCAGCCAGAGCAATGGAAGGTTCGCTCATTCGAGGGCGATCCCTTGCAGGACATAGCGTCTGCATTCGAGCAGGCCCTTGCAGACGGGGGAACCCTGATACGTCAGGTTCTCGCACAAGAAGTGCCCTCTGAAAAGCGAGAACTGGGTGAAGCCGCGCTTGGAAAGGTCTTCTCTGAATACACCCAGCCACGAGTCCCGCTTGAGGAGTCGAAGTACCGAACAGACCAGAACCATGCATCACTTGTGGAGACAGCCAAACTTTGCGCTGCGCTGCCTGTCACGCTTCCTAACGAACTTGTGAGAAGGAATGCTACGATTCTGCCAGTGCGCCTACAGAATCTATACGTTCACCTTCGCGCCCGTAACGACATTGCTGAATTCATGCCTCTAATGCCGCACGAGTTTGGCTCCAATGAGCGCATGAAGAAGATCTTTCAGATCGTTGAGGAGTTTCTGGAGGAGTCGAAGAACAATAGTTACCAGTTTCATGCATGGCTAGCGTCTGAATGGGTTCATGATGTCCCCCTGCGCAGAATCATTGATGAGCGGATTGACTTACTCAAGAAGCGTGGCAAGTTCAAAAGCGTTGGGGACACAATTCGTGAACTCATGAGAGCAACAGAGAGTGACCTGCGCCACAAGTACGTGAAGCACACTAAGGCGTATAATGACGTGCTTGCACAAGTGCTTAGGGACACCGGCAAGGGAGATTGGGCTAGTCGGCTCAAGCCACTACACCTGTTTTTGGAGTGTGGCGCATCTCATCCGGTTGCTCTAAGCCTTATATCACTTGGGTTGTCGCGCACGACAGCTCTGCTTCTCAAGCGGAAGATCCGATTCCCAGAAGACGCCTCCCCTGAACAGTGCAAGGCGATTGTCGCGAAGAGCGAGCCGGACAAACTGGCAATCCCTGCGCTGTGCAGGGCGGAGATCAAAAGGGTGCTTTATGGGTAG
- a CDS encoding ankyrin repeat domain-containing protein, with translation MSAELFEAIESHQLDRLRVLLSGGAEPNAIKREWPSWLALHAAIDALEQGASIDAVVLLLRHGANPNGLDPSRDTPPLLMALFRHQPEAARMLLAVGADPNVVGDEGDSPLRWCVEHGDLEMAATLLRCGAAKTIDGAGGPSGMTALGRAASQLNIAMLKLLLQAGADPKALDADRLTASERLPPRSSAEPEAWDIAAVLLGQGSSAPG, from the coding sequence ATGTCGGCGGAACTCTTCGAAGCCATCGAGAGCCACCAATTGGACCGACTGCGGGTGTTACTGTCGGGCGGTGCAGAGCCGAATGCCATCAAGCGCGAATGGCCGAGCTGGCTTGCGCTCCACGCCGCCATTGATGCACTGGAGCAGGGAGCATCGATCGATGCGGTAGTGCTACTGCTCAGGCATGGCGCCAACCCGAATGGACTCGACCCTTCTCGCGATACCCCTCCGTTACTGATGGCCCTCTTCCGCCATCAGCCAGAGGCGGCGCGCATGCTCCTAGCCGTGGGTGCCGATCCCAATGTCGTCGGCGACGAAGGGGATTCTCCGCTTCGGTGGTGTGTAGAGCACGGTGATCTCGAGATGGCGGCAACGCTCCTGCGCTGTGGAGCAGCTAAAACAATCGACGGCGCGGGTGGACCGAGCGGGATGACGGCGCTCGGGCGCGCGGCGAGTCAGCTCAACATCGCGATGCTCAAGCTCCTGCTCCAGGCCGGTGCGGATCCAAAGGCTCTGGATGCGGACCGGCTCACTGCGTCCGAGCGCTTGCCCCCCCGAAGTTCCGCCGAGCCCGAGGCCTGGGACATTGCGGCTGTCCTTCTTGGACAAGGCTCCTCTGCTCCAGGATAG
- a CDS encoding bestrophin family protein has protein sequence MLKSVAQRPGVVALWATTVVTFHHYVRPVGIPNTMHGLVGVALGLLLVFRTNSSYDRFWEDRKLWGGIVNETRNLARASSVFLRERDPALYRTLVQWSAVFPYAAASGLRGDKDLGPITAQLPPEEVRQVGTAQHAALAVSQRMSEALAEGRRRGHYTEYTQMALDQNVQQLIDYLGGCERIHKTPMPFAYMVHLRRALVIYCGSLPFALVETFGWGAAVATFLLSYVFFGIEEIGVEIEDPFGTDENDLPLDRICGVIQNNLLALLPSETAKPD, from the coding sequence TTGCTGAAATCCGTTGCACAGAGGCCCGGTGTCGTTGCCCTGTGGGCGACAACGGTCGTGACCTTCCACCACTACGTCCGGCCTGTCGGCATCCCCAACACCATGCATGGCCTGGTGGGCGTGGCGCTCGGCCTGCTGCTGGTGTTCCGGACCAACTCCTCCTATGACCGCTTCTGGGAGGACCGGAAGCTCTGGGGCGGCATCGTCAACGAGACGCGCAACCTGGCGCGCGCCTCAAGCGTCTTCCTCCGCGAGCGCGATCCAGCGCTCTACCGGACGCTCGTGCAGTGGAGCGCGGTGTTCCCTTATGCCGCGGCCTCGGGTCTGCGAGGCGACAAGGACCTCGGTCCCATCACCGCCCAGCTCCCACCGGAAGAGGTGCGGCAGGTGGGCACGGCCCAGCACGCCGCGCTCGCGGTGTCCCAACGGATGAGCGAGGCCCTGGCCGAGGGCCGCCGCCGGGGCCACTACACCGAGTACACGCAAATGGCGCTGGATCAGAACGTCCAGCAGCTCATCGACTACCTGGGTGGGTGCGAGCGCATCCACAAAACGCCCATGCCCTTCGCGTACATGGTGCACCTGCGCCGCGCGCTCGTCATCTACTGCGGCTCGCTGCCGTTCGCGCTGGTGGAGACCTTCGGCTGGGGCGCGGCGGTGGCCACCTTCCTCCTCTCCTACGTCTTCTTCGGCATCGAGGAGATCGGCGTGGAGATCGAGGATCCCTTCGGCACCGACGAGAACGATTTGCCGCTCGATCGCATCTGCGGCGTTATCCAGAACAACCTCCTGGCGCTGCTGCCTTCCGAGACCGCCAAGCCCGATTGA
- a CDS encoding alpha/beta fold hydrolase: protein MHRRQTERTPSRTGNRRCGALPVAGGDSGWSRRQAGSGLLGSALLGARANSAAARGLFAANPSAVRNKQGSPVLVFLHYWGGLSRTWGPVIERSSETSWGESSKEAEDYRLETLASDVVGIVGQLGLRDFIIVGHSMGGKVAQLVAAWKPAGLKRLILIAPAPPAALDVCGAPLCADNLIHDRRSFP from the coding sequence ATGCACCGCAGGCAAACCGAACGAACGCCTTCCCGCACCGGCAACCGGCGTTGCGGAGCGCTGCCCGTAGCAGGCGGGGACAGCGGATGGAGCCGCCGGCAGGCCGGTTCTGGGCTGTTGGGGAGCGCCCTGCTCGGGGCCCGCGCAAATAGCGCGGCGGCTCGGGGCCTCTTTGCCGCCAATCCGTCCGCGGTGCGCAACAAGCAAGGAAGCCCTGTTCTGGTCTTCCTCCACTATTGGGGCGGCTTGAGCCGTACCTGGGGCCCTGTGATCGAGCGCTCGTCCGAAACCAGTTGGGGCGAGTCGAGCAAGGAGGCCGAGGATTACCGGCTGGAAACGCTCGCCAGCGATGTCGTTGGCATCGTCGGCCAGCTCGGCCTACGGGACTTCATCATTGTCGGCCACTCCATGGGCGGTAAGGTGGCCCAGCTCGTCGCCGCATGGAAGCCTGCCGGGCTGAAGCGGCTGATCCTGATCGCGCCCGCTCCGCCGGCCGCCCTCGACGTTTGTGGCGCTCCGCTCTGCGCTGACAACCTGATCCACGACCGAAGGAGTTTCCCATGA
- a CDS encoding HD domain-containing protein, translating to MKTKAPPPIAHLAGRATLPLIEAYLEFNHLKQLYRQGWLRVGVPADRCESVGEHSLGVALLCLFIAESWFPEADAFKVVRIALLHDLGEARVGDITPHDGVDHAQKHALERRAVEQILGKLPRGAEYLALWDEYEQGSSFEARLVRQVDRLEMGLQACVYEHQGMGDLSQFFASAQNVMETPQLRALFEELQTLRPPTR from the coding sequence ATGAAGACCAAAGCCCCCCCTCCCATCGCCCACCTGGCGGGGAGGGCGACCCTTCCCCTCATCGAGGCCTACCTCGAGTTCAACCACCTCAAGCAGCTCTACCGCCAGGGCTGGTTGCGCGTAGGGGTGCCCGCGGATCGCTGCGAGAGCGTGGGAGAGCACTCGCTGGGGGTGGCGCTGCTGTGCCTGTTCATCGCCGAGAGCTGGTTTCCCGAGGCGGATGCCTTCAAGGTCGTGCGCATCGCGCTGCTGCACGATCTGGGGGAGGCCCGGGTGGGCGACATCACCCCGCACGATGGTGTGGACCACGCGCAGAAGCATGCCCTGGAACGCCGGGCCGTGGAGCAGATCCTCGGCAAGCTGCCCCGCGGCGCGGAGTACCTGGCGCTCTGGGATGAATACGAGCAGGGCTCCTCGTTCGAGGCCCGGCTTGTCCGACAGGTGGACCGGTTGGAGATGGGGCTCCAGGCGTGTGTCTACGAGCATCAGGGAATGGGGGACCTCTCCCAGTTTTTCGCCTCCGCCCAGAATGTGATGGAGACGCCCCAACTGCGCGCCTTGTTCGAGGAGCTCCAGACCCTGCGGCCCCCCACGCGGTGA